A genomic window from Pungitius pungitius chromosome 12, fPunPun2.1, whole genome shotgun sequence includes:
- the gjc1 gene encoding gap junction gamma-1 protein has product MSWSFLTRLLEEIHNHSTFVGKLWLTVLIVFRIVLTAVGGESIYYDEQSKFVCNSGQPGCENVCYDGFAPLSHVRFWVFQIILVAMPSLMYMGYAVNKIARIDEAKGGGGSSAVRTGGGGGYTHRKPRKICFGARQHRGIEETEDDQEDDPMIYEVPEIEPPKRPRDPLQPAPRPKIRHDGRKRIRDEGLMRVYVLQLVTRTLLEAGFLAGQYLLYGFRVMPVFVCSRKPCPHSVDCFVSRPTEKTIFLRIMYGVTVLCLTLNVWEMLHLGIGTICDILRRRRRPPQEDEYQLGLLGASGGVEGSVGGAGPEAGSEGGVGGDGAADYVGYPFSWNTPSAPPGYNIVVKPEQMPYTDLSNAKMACKQNRENIAQEEQQQFGSNEDNFPTGGEARVALNKDMIQQAHEQLEAAIQAYSQQHRAEEQLGDNRDDKPQSNIVQAQPQPQPQKERKHRFKHGKGGSSGGGSSSNSSSSKSGEGKPSVWI; this is encoded by the coding sequence ATGAGCTGGAGCTTCCTCACgcggctgctggaggagatccACAACCACTCCACCTTCGTGGGGAAGCTGTGGCTCACCGTGCTCATCGTCTTCCGCATCGTTCTCACTGCTGTTGGCGGAGAGTCGATCTACTACGACGAGCAGAGCAAGTTCGTCTGCAACTCGGGCCAGCCGGGCTGCGAGAATGTCTGCTACGACGGCTTTGCGCCTCTATCACACGTTCGCTTTTGGGTCTTCCAGATCATCTTAGTGGCGATGCCTTCCCTCATGTACATGGGCTACGCTGTCAACAAGATCGCACGAATAGATGAAGCCAAAGGAGGGGGTGGATCTTCCGCCGTTAgaacaggaggtggaggaggctaCACGCACAGGAAGCCCAGGAAAATCTGCTTTGGAGCGCGGCAGCACCGGGGCATTGAGGAGACTGAGGACGACCAAGAGGATGACCCTATGATCTATGAAGTGCCAGAAATCGAGCCCCCAAAAAGGCCGCGGGATCCGTTGCAACCCGCACCCAGACCCAAAATCAGGCATGACGGGCGCAAGCGCATCAGGGACGAGGGGCTGATGAGGGTCTACGTTTTGCAACTGGTGACCCGCACGCTGCTTGAAGCAGGCTTCCTTGCAGGCCAGTATTTGCTGTATGGGTTTCGTGTGATGCCCGTTTTTGTGTGCTCGAGGAAACCTTGTCCCCACAGCGTCGACTGCTTTGTGTCGCGTCCCACGGAGAAGACCATCTTCCTGCGCATCATGTATGGGGTCACCGTCCTTTGCCTCACGCTCAACGTTTGGGAGATGCTCCACCTGGGTATCGGCACCATTTGTGACATtctgcgccgccgccgccgcccacctCAGGAAGATGAGTACCAGTTGGGATTGCTGGGCGCCAGTGGAGGTGTGGAGGGGTCTGTAGGGGGGGCAGGGCCTGAGGCAGGCTCcgagggaggggtgggtggaGATGGAGCAGCGGACTATGTCGGTTACCCCTTCTCATGGAACACCCCGTCTGCTCCACCTGGCTACAACATTGTGGTAAAGCCGGAGCAGATGCCGTACACAGACCTTAGCAACGCAAAGATGGCGTGCAAGCAGAACCGAGAAAACATTGcccaagaggagcagcagcaatTTGGTAGCAATGAGGATAACTTCCCCACCGGTGGGGAGGCCCGGGTAGCTTTGAACAAAGACATGATCCAGCAAGCTCACGAGCAGCTGGAGGCGGCCATCCAGGCCTACAGTCAGCAACACCGAGCCGAGGAACAGCTCGGGGACAACCGGGACGACAAGCCCCAAAGCAACATCGTCCAGGCCCAACCTCAGCCACAGCCTCAGAAAGAGCGCAAGCATAGATTCAAACACGGTAAAGGAGGCAGCAGTGGAGGAGGCAgtagcagcaacagcagcagcagtaagtCAGGAGAGGGTAAGCCCTCCGTGTGGATTTAA
- the st8sia6 gene encoding alpha-2,8-sialyltransferase 8F isoform X3: MRLKSLFFWGLTFFLLLSVLTTLIWYMFYYKDVKTRKLPIPKKRHPPPSELCKGCREVIDKVRERYNKTWIKQFEDYRKFRSELSKKCHGINDALITQANTPVGAKIVYDGEKKRSLQVTPEIFNTFPKEHPFPNKIWRTCAVVGNGGILSNSSCGNMIDSAEFVIRCNLPPLDHGYENDVGIKTDLVTANPSILINKYGSLQERRRPFVESLRTYGNSLLLLPAFSYAFNTPLSLRVVYSIEDFKSPARPVFFNPEYLENLGLFWRSKGLKAPRASTGLMMASLALEHCTDVHLYGFWPFGNHPQGLHALTNHYYDDVQPKSAVHAMPVEFEFLLQLHSQGVLRLHLEDCEPGFK; the protein is encoded by the exons AGATGTGAAAACTCGAAAGCTGCCTATTCCAAAGAAAAGACACCCTCCGCCTTCCGAACTTTGCAAAGGCTGCAG GGAGGTTATCGACAAAGTAAGAGAGCGTTACAATAAAACCTGGATTAAGCAGTTCGAAGATTATCGAAAATTCAG ATCTGAGCTGAGCAAAAAGTGCCATGGTATCAACGATGCATTAATCACCCAGGCCAACACCCCGGTGGGAGCAAAGATTGTGTATGATGGGGAAAAGAAGCGCTCCCTCCAGGTGACCCCGGAGATTTTCAACACCTTCCCAAAG GAGCATCCATTCCCAAACAAAATATGGAGAACATGTGCTGTTGTTGGGAACGGTGGGATCCTGTCCAACAGCAGCTGTGGAAATATGATTGATTCAGCGGAGTTTGTTATAAG GTGTAACCTACCTCCCCTGGACCACGGCTATGAGAATGATGTAGGGATCAAGACTGACCTTGTGACAGCAAATCCAAGCATCCTCATTAACAA GTACGGGTCTCTACAGGAGCGTCGGCGTCCGTTTGTGGAAAGTCTGCGTACCTACGGCAACTCTTTACTGCTCCTTCCCGCTTTCTCCTACGCCTTCAACACGCCTTTGTCCCTGCGGGTCGTGTACAGCATTGAGGACTTTAAAAGCCCCGCCCGGCCTGTCTTCTTCAACCCCGAGTACCTTGAGAATTTGGGCCTCTTCTGGCGCTCCAAAGGCCTAAAAGCACCAAGGGCCAGCACCGGCCTAATGATGGCGAGCTTGGCGCTGGAACATTGTACCGACGTGCATCTTTATGGGTTCTGGCCCTTTGGTAATCACCCCCAGGGACTCCATGCGCTGACTAACCACTACTACGATGACGTACAACCTAAAAGCGCAGTCCATGCCATGCCGGTTGAGTTTGAATTTTTGTTGCAGCTGCACAGTCAGGGCGTGCTCAGGCTTCACCTGGAAGAttgtgaaccaggtttcaagtAG
- the st8sia6 gene encoding alpha-2,8-sialyltransferase 8E isoform X1, translated as MRSTKGGQRLRNADSPSSYRLWDRPGLTFIPKTLSRSNSMKLSFTLTPLYHLKPLTKDVKTRKLPIPKKRHPPPSELCKGCREVIDKVRERYNKTWIKQFEDYRKFRSELSKKCHGINDALITQANTPVGAKIVYDGEKKRSLQVTPEIFNTFPKEHPFPNKIWRTCAVVGNGGILSNSSCGNMIDSAEFVIRCNLPPLDHGYENDVGIKTDLVTANPSILINKYGSLQERRRPFVESLRTYGNSLLLLPAFSYAFNTPLSLRVVYSIEDFKSPARPVFFNPEYLENLGLFWRSKGLKAPRASTGLMMASLALEHCTDVHLYGFWPFGNHPQGLHALTNHYYDDVQPKSAVHAMPVEFEFLLQLHSQGVLRLHLEDCEPGFK; from the exons ATGAGGTCCACCAAAGGGGGGCAGCGCCTGCGCAACGCCGACTCACCGTCCTCCTACCGACTCTGGGACAGGCCAGGGCTCACTTTTATACCTAAAACACTATCCAGGTCAAACAGTATGAAGTTAAGCTTTACTTTAACACCATTATATCATCTGAAACCGTTAACAAA AGATGTGAAAACTCGAAAGCTGCCTATTCCAAAGAAAAGACACCCTCCGCCTTCCGAACTTTGCAAAGGCTGCAG GGAGGTTATCGACAAAGTAAGAGAGCGTTACAATAAAACCTGGATTAAGCAGTTCGAAGATTATCGAAAATTCAG ATCTGAGCTGAGCAAAAAGTGCCATGGTATCAACGATGCATTAATCACCCAGGCCAACACCCCGGTGGGAGCAAAGATTGTGTATGATGGGGAAAAGAAGCGCTCCCTCCAGGTGACCCCGGAGATTTTCAACACCTTCCCAAAG GAGCATCCATTCCCAAACAAAATATGGAGAACATGTGCTGTTGTTGGGAACGGTGGGATCCTGTCCAACAGCAGCTGTGGAAATATGATTGATTCAGCGGAGTTTGTTATAAG GTGTAACCTACCTCCCCTGGACCACGGCTATGAGAATGATGTAGGGATCAAGACTGACCTTGTGACAGCAAATCCAAGCATCCTCATTAACAA GTACGGGTCTCTACAGGAGCGTCGGCGTCCGTTTGTGGAAAGTCTGCGTACCTACGGCAACTCTTTACTGCTCCTTCCCGCTTTCTCCTACGCCTTCAACACGCCTTTGTCCCTGCGGGTCGTGTACAGCATTGAGGACTTTAAAAGCCCCGCCCGGCCTGTCTTCTTCAACCCCGAGTACCTTGAGAATTTGGGCCTCTTCTGGCGCTCCAAAGGCCTAAAAGCACCAAGGGCCAGCACCGGCCTAATGATGGCGAGCTTGGCGCTGGAACATTGTACCGACGTGCATCTTTATGGGTTCTGGCCCTTTGGTAATCACCCCCAGGGACTCCATGCGCTGACTAACCACTACTACGATGACGTACAACCTAAAAGCGCAGTCCATGCCATGCCGGTTGAGTTTGAATTTTTGTTGCAGCTGCACAGTCAGGGCGTGCTCAGGCTTCACCTGGAAGAttgtgaaccaggtttcaagtAG
- the st8sia6 gene encoding alpha-2,8-sialyltransferase 8F isoform X2: protein MRSTKGGQRLRNADSPSSYRLWDRPGLTFIPKTLSRDVKTRKLPIPKKRHPPPSELCKGCREVIDKVRERYNKTWIKQFEDYRKFRSELSKKCHGINDALITQANTPVGAKIVYDGEKKRSLQVTPEIFNTFPKEHPFPNKIWRTCAVVGNGGILSNSSCGNMIDSAEFVIRCNLPPLDHGYENDVGIKTDLVTANPSILINKYGSLQERRRPFVESLRTYGNSLLLLPAFSYAFNTPLSLRVVYSIEDFKSPARPVFFNPEYLENLGLFWRSKGLKAPRASTGLMMASLALEHCTDVHLYGFWPFGNHPQGLHALTNHYYDDVQPKSAVHAMPVEFEFLLQLHSQGVLRLHLEDCEPGFK from the exons ATGAGGTCCACCAAAGGGGGGCAGCGCCTGCGCAACGCCGACTCACCGTCCTCCTACCGACTCTGGGACAGGCCAGGGCTCACTTTTATACCTAAAACACTATCCAG AGATGTGAAAACTCGAAAGCTGCCTATTCCAAAGAAAAGACACCCTCCGCCTTCCGAACTTTGCAAAGGCTGCAG GGAGGTTATCGACAAAGTAAGAGAGCGTTACAATAAAACCTGGATTAAGCAGTTCGAAGATTATCGAAAATTCAG ATCTGAGCTGAGCAAAAAGTGCCATGGTATCAACGATGCATTAATCACCCAGGCCAACACCCCGGTGGGAGCAAAGATTGTGTATGATGGGGAAAAGAAGCGCTCCCTCCAGGTGACCCCGGAGATTTTCAACACCTTCCCAAAG GAGCATCCATTCCCAAACAAAATATGGAGAACATGTGCTGTTGTTGGGAACGGTGGGATCCTGTCCAACAGCAGCTGTGGAAATATGATTGATTCAGCGGAGTTTGTTATAAG GTGTAACCTACCTCCCCTGGACCACGGCTATGAGAATGATGTAGGGATCAAGACTGACCTTGTGACAGCAAATCCAAGCATCCTCATTAACAA GTACGGGTCTCTACAGGAGCGTCGGCGTCCGTTTGTGGAAAGTCTGCGTACCTACGGCAACTCTTTACTGCTCCTTCCCGCTTTCTCCTACGCCTTCAACACGCCTTTGTCCCTGCGGGTCGTGTACAGCATTGAGGACTTTAAAAGCCCCGCCCGGCCTGTCTTCTTCAACCCCGAGTACCTTGAGAATTTGGGCCTCTTCTGGCGCTCCAAAGGCCTAAAAGCACCAAGGGCCAGCACCGGCCTAATGATGGCGAGCTTGGCGCTGGAACATTGTACCGACGTGCATCTTTATGGGTTCTGGCCCTTTGGTAATCACCCCCAGGGACTCCATGCGCTGACTAACCACTACTACGATGACGTACAACCTAAAAGCGCAGTCCATGCCATGCCGGTTGAGTTTGAATTTTTGTTGCAGCTGCACAGTCAGGGCGTGCTCAGGCTTCACCTGGAAGAttgtgaaccaggtttcaagtAG